From the Corallococcus silvisoli genome, one window contains:
- a CDS encoding sigma 54-interacting transcriptional regulator — protein sequence MIDRPDVTETVQAEREGQSTRVPLHEWTVEVVGGPDKGKKVTTRDSLVRVGSDSAGDLVLSDPTVSRRHLEVERLPQGLLLRDTGSRNGTFIDGRRILQAFVSSGDKVELGKTKLAVKVAARATEVEVAGTESFGQLVGSSEKMRWVFTELRRIAREDMNLLVEGETGTGKELAARAVHQHSLRRHGAFKVVDCNLISEEKAERELFGGLRAGENEDKGARGIFEAARGGTLFLDEVGELPMSVQGKLLRVLETREVPSLDGQPVAVDVRVIASTHRNLEEDVRQGRFRADLYFRLAVARVRLPPLRTRRDDIPTLSQALSRGMKAALELTPQTLALFEGYDWPGNVRELRNVLERGALMQETGNTSWLDFLAHTPKRAEGSEPATNVAAIVSGMPYHEAKDRVLADFERLYFAEIMREVAFDMKAAEQRTGLSMQSLYRLLKKNGLRLKDLKNAEGLEK from the coding sequence ATGATTGACAGACCGGATGTCACCGAAACCGTGCAGGCGGAGCGCGAGGGGCAGTCCACCCGCGTCCCCCTCCACGAGTGGACGGTGGAAGTCGTGGGGGGTCCGGACAAGGGGAAGAAGGTCACCACGCGGGATTCGCTGGTGCGTGTGGGTTCCGACAGCGCGGGGGACCTGGTGCTGAGCGACCCGACGGTGAGCCGCCGCCACCTGGAGGTGGAGCGGCTGCCGCAGGGCCTGCTGCTGCGCGACACCGGCAGCCGCAACGGCACGTTCATCGACGGCCGCCGCATCCTCCAGGCCTTCGTCTCCAGCGGCGACAAGGTGGAGCTGGGCAAGACGAAGCTCGCGGTGAAGGTGGCCGCCCGCGCGACGGAGGTGGAGGTCGCCGGCACGGAGTCCTTCGGGCAGCTCGTGGGCAGCTCGGAGAAGATGCGCTGGGTCTTCACGGAGCTGCGCCGCATCGCCCGCGAGGACATGAACCTGCTCGTCGAGGGTGAGACGGGCACCGGCAAGGAGCTGGCCGCGCGCGCGGTGCATCAGCACTCGCTGCGCCGCCACGGCGCCTTCAAGGTCGTGGACTGCAACCTCATCTCCGAGGAGAAGGCGGAGCGCGAGCTGTTCGGCGGGCTGCGCGCCGGGGAGAACGAGGACAAGGGCGCGCGCGGCATCTTCGAGGCGGCGCGCGGCGGCACCCTCTTCCTGGACGAGGTGGGCGAGCTGCCCATGTCCGTGCAGGGCAAGCTCCTGCGCGTGCTGGAGACGCGGGAGGTGCCGTCCCTGGACGGGCAGCCGGTGGCGGTGGACGTGCGCGTCATCGCCTCCACGCACCGCAACCTGGAGGAGGACGTGCGCCAGGGCCGCTTCCGCGCGGACCTCTACTTCCGGCTCGCGGTGGCGCGCGTGCGGCTGCCGCCCCTGCGCACCCGCCGAGACGACATCCCCACGCTCTCGCAGGCGCTGTCGCGCGGGATGAAGGCCGCCCTGGAATTGACGCCGCAGACGCTGGCCCTCTTCGAGGGCTACGACTGGCCGGGCAACGTGCGGGAGCTGCGCAACGTGCTGGAGCGCGGCGCCCTGATGCAGGAGACGGGCAACACCAGCTGGCTGGACTTCCTGGCGCACACGCCCAAGCGCGCGGAGGGCAGCGAGCCCGCCACCAACGTGGCCGCCATCGTCTCCGGCATGCCGTACCACGAGGCCAAGGACCGCGTGCTCGCGGACTTCGAGCGACTGTACTTCGCGGAGATCATGCGCGAGGTGGCCTTCGACATGAAGGCCGCGGAGCAGCGCACCGGCCTGTCCATGCAGAGCCTCTATCGCCTGTTGAAGAAGAACGGACTCCGCCTCAAGGACCTCAAGAACGCCGAGGGACTGGAGAAGTGA